Below is a window of Macadamia integrifolia cultivar HAES 741 chromosome 8, SCU_Mint_v3, whole genome shotgun sequence DNA.
TGTGATCCACATATGAGGATGTGATCCTCCATGTATCGGCTTGAGTTTGAGAGTATAATAAATCAAGTTGATCGAGATTACCTAATATCAGGAAGTAAAACTTTATATTACTAATACGCTACTACtttctccacccccccccccaaaataaaaattgagtCTGAATTAACTTCTTGTTGTGCAGGACTATATTAACTATGGATGTGAAATTGGAGTTTGTTCCTCCATCGCTAATTAACTTTGTCTCAAGGCAGATTTTTGGCAGCGGTTACAAGCTCTTTAAAAAGGTCATAATTACATATCTGAGATGAAACTTCTGATAGTGACCAATCTGAgatatcttttcttttgttatttgatTGGTACAGATGAGTGTACTGCGTacccatcatagttgtcaaggcgtcgcctaggcgtccaggcggtttgcctggggcttaggcgacagtcgccttattgcactgcataccgccttgtgttttggcacttatttatgccaaatatcatttaagtaaatgctcatttacttaagatattattcataaataagcaaataccccctatttgaatccaataaaaatagtttaaaaatcaaatttcaaaatgataaaaagtcaacccccagtccaagaagaaaaactggattttggttataagggcgattttcaacttttaaatgctgaagtttttctcaattatgaaaattttataaattttatcatgttaaaacattgctaaaaaccaaaagtccggtaaaataattttttgttttgatatctataaaattattttaaccattctcatttttccacggatctgttctgttcttttgttcacatagaacgcTTGACATGCCCAGGGAGACACAGTAGGTTCAAGTAATCTTTGAGCTTGTAATTGACTAAGCTCTTGGACTGCAAGTGTCAAATGGTCAGGGGGCATTCCAGGATGACTagcttttgttggattgacatcttacctttggtgaaaaattccctgaccaaatccttgataaaactcaattacaaagatttttaggaagtttaaattacgttcgtggttttcttccccaaatcagtaagattgccgaacctctttatcttcggcttaaaaagaaaccaactccctggtcccaaacccaaacaactgccgttcaaacaatcaaaaagcttgttaaagaaattccctgaccaaatctttgataaaactcaattacaaagatttttaggaagtttaaattacgttcgtgattttcttccccaaatcagtaagattgccgaacctctttatcttcggcttaaaaagaaaccaactccctggtcccaaacccaaacaactgccgttcaaacaatcaaaaagcttgttaaagaaattccttgtttatttattccaaacccTGAGGCATTTAAGATTGTTGAAACTGATGCCTCTGATAttggatatggaggaattcttaaacaaagaattccTGATAAtgacaaagaacaattagtccaatttacttctggtatttggaattctgctcaaaagaattacagtaccatcaaaaaggagattttatcgattgttctctgcattcaaaaatttcaaaatacattattaaataaaccatttttagttcgtgttgattgtagcgcagccaaatatgttttacaaaatgatgtttcaaatcttgcatcaaaacaaatttttgcccgatggcaagctttattatcaatttttgagttttaaatagaatatattaaaggagaatccaattctgtccctgactttcttacccgtgaattcttacagggccagactcctcaaattaaccttatcaggatggctccccctaaggagtccactCCCTCAAATTCTGttatcaaaaccaaatctagCTATGATGCTGCTACCTCTGCTGCACCATCACACCAAATTGTTACTCGTAGCCAGACTCAAATGGCTACCACCAAAACACCTTATTCCCATGCTGTGGTAGTAGGCTCTACCGCAGGACCCATCCAACCCACAAATAAGGCCAGTTCCAGCCTTcaaactacacaagccaaacctcttcaaacagcacaaggttccaaactcaaaagccaatattaTGAAAAGtcatgcaaagaagacctcttcactattgaagagcccttatacaaatatcttgattcgccaattatgatggcacaagcagttttctacaaaggatggaatcacTATTCCAACTCCCAGGCAaaacttttttgttttgatatctataaaattattttcattcaggcgatttaaAAGCATTcccgcacttaaaaataagtttgaccggagcataactttgtcattacaacttagatttaagtaatcttagacttgttggaaagctggttttatattataactgatacaaaaagtatcatgtaaaaataatatcatttgaccagtcaaacttgttatagaaccagagcatttctcaaaattttgattaatatgacttaatgttaattttttatgatttaatatggctaaatgttgatttttaatgacttgatgttgcttaatcttgattttttatgatacaaggtatatatagcttactaaataatgtttaaaaatatgaaaaataaaaaataacaattggtcgccttgttcgcttcaaggcgtgcgccttctcgcctaagcgcttagacaaccctccaccgccttggttcgccttgtcgccgtgacaactatggtaccCATGCATTAAACTCTTAAATAAATATCCTAAAGTGGCTGCTCAAGTATTACATGATTAtttccttaaatccaccaataccATGCAATTGCATtataaacacacacacacacacacacacacacatatatatatatatgtacgtacatacatacatacatttGAATCTCTGCAACCAATGAAAGGATTTTTCATTTGTTGCTATTGGTTGGCTCCACTCATAAAGAAATACTTATGCAGTACATAGCCATTGGGTCAATTGCTGGACAGGCCCATATTTGGGCCCGTATATGGCTTGCAACTAAGCCCCAGGTCCAGCACCTGTTTTCCCCAATATAGCCATCGTCCAGAAGATTTTAAAGAAGATGTTTTTGACAGCTACAGTGGGCCCCATGGATAGCTTGTATGGGAGATAAGTCAAAGACAGTTGCTGTTGCATGGAAGACAATCTAGATTCTGTTTTTATAAATTCTGTTTAGTAGTTGTTGTCTTATTTTACTTTATATTCTTGTTATTTCCTATTTAGGAGTTGCGAGCTTGATTTTAATTGCTATTTCAGTTGTAATCTCAGTTTAggatagtttctatttccattcTGATTTCACTGGATTGTAATAGGTACTTCCACACAAtggggagtttttttttttttttttctttgaaataaaGGGATGGGCTTGCCGCTTCGTGCACCACACGATTTGATGATGGCATGGCTGAATGAGTCAATTCCTGTGAGAGGCAGTGTACAGTGTTGAGAGACCCATCCTTaaaccctcttcctcttcccctttcttctgtTCCACACCTCTACATACTACTGTTGGATACTACACCAGCAACCAGCATCCAGCATCTACAGAGCATATTGTGGCCATTTTCTTCCACAGTTATTTCTACTGTTAGTAGGTATGAAAAGGGATCCATCAATTTCCTCATCACGGCAAGCCCCTGGAGAATCATAATTTCTACGGCTACCTTCTGATCTGGGTGGTTTTCTGGGCAGCAAACTTACTTGGAGATTTTCTGCACATTCAGCCAGTAGATTGAATCCAGGTTGTGGTAAGCTATTCTCCTTGTCATAGGCTATCTTGGATTAAATTTTCTTGGTCATCCAGTGGGTGGATCTCCCTGAGGTATACAGTTTCTAATTCTGatcctttttattttgggaCTTCTGGTATATCTCTTAATCTAGCCATTAACAAAGGCTGCAATTCGGAAGTGTTAATCCTCCCAAATGTCTCCTTCCCTCGATGGGATTGGTTTCTCCATCCAAGTAGTCTATGTTCTGTTTCTGGTCCATCATGTTTCCTGAGTTTTAGCACCTATCCTACCGTGCCGACAGTATTGACTGTTCTGCTGTTTGTTTCTCTATGACTGGATGCTATGTCAGAGTTATTCCAGACTTGGGGCTGTCCTGAATATTACAGACTTTGTTGTTTGTTGCTGTCCTGAACAGTGTTTAACCTAATTTTTGTCCGTATTTGTGATGTTGGTGCCTAGTTACCTAGTTGGGTACTAGCTTTACATTAAATTCCCTTAGCTAACTGATGAAGAATTACATAATTATCATCTCAAGTTCTCCATGCCCTCGCACAATTAAGATCTCCAAGCTAATGTCTTTAACCTTTGCGAACCAAATATGGTTTTAGATATATTTTGGTTTGCCAATTGTTTGCTATTGATTGGCATAAAGTATTCCTTTCTTCAAGAAATCCCCTAAGGTAACTGAGGAGTTGCTCAGTTGACATCTTTAAACTAACCTCTTGAACCACTTGAAGCGTGTTAATGAGTAATCTATCACCCTGGGATCAAAGAAGCAGCAAAGATCTAGAGCCGCAGGTCAAAATTGTACTCAAATAAAAGAAGTTTCAGCAACCTGGTCAAGGAGGGTCAGATGTGGTCCAAGGTCTGGTCGTAGCAAATATTCCAACAAAGTTTGGTGTCCATCTAACAGTCAGATTTGGATATATCAATGGAAACCAAAATAGTAAGATAAGAAAACAGGATTCCAGATTTAGTAACCACAGGGAAACAGTAGCCAGCTAATTCAAAGAATAGTTAGTGAAATCAAAATACAAACTGGGAATTGATTTAGTAATTGAGGAAGACAAATTAGTGAGTGAGTTTAGGAAATAAAACTGCAAGAAAGTAGAAATCAAACAATTATGGTACTGGCCGCAGGACGCTAAGAAAGGCATTGAACTGTAAACCATTTAAGGGAATTGATGGGATGTCTGGGAGTCTACTGTGGCACTAGAGTCTGGCCCAAGAACTTAAGAAGAAACTCGATCAACAGTTAGTGGGTAGAATAGAACTCAAGAGAACAAGCAGAGTAGAATAGCATGTGCAAGAATGAGGAACAAAATCTGACCTtgaaggaataagaagaagaagatagggaGATGAAGATTGATATGGACTAGGCCTCCCACCTAGAATTTGACCAGCATCTCACCAGTTCTCTTGGCATCCCACCAAGTTTGCTATTGCTTTCACAAGAGCGTCCTGCGCCACACTGAGAATAACTAGTATAGAGCTATGGTTTGTTAAAATCATGGGGTAGGATGTATGATACCCTACTCCTTTAATTGTAAAATTGGAACAATACAAGAAAATAGTAACTCTTCATGAGAGTGTTCTcgaaaaaacaaaatagaaggaTTATGCACTactacaaaatagaaactgagGGCTGGTGATTGTGAGATATCTGTCCAGTGTCTAGCAgcaatgaaataaaaacaaatactACTCCTAGACCCCAACACAGGTTACTAATAAACCTGACCCAAGTGAAGAAACACAAGACGGAACCATGGTTTTATTTTAAGCCAAAAGCCTGGTCCAAAAATTGGACCAAAATAGGATCTGAAAGGAGAAATTACGCCTGTTCTTTTTTACTGCACATGTACTTGACAGTTGAGAGTCCTGAGACTACTTTGAATCTGCATCACATGTCTTTGGGTTTTCACCCAACACTAAAACTCATGGATCCAACGCTCCACCTGATTGTGCAACgtgtcaaagaaaaagaaaactgacTTGAAGTTGCCTCTGTCTAGGgggaaaaacatttttttgaagATTACGAGCTGTAGATATCCACAAAAGTCATCCACAAAGGCCAATTTATTTTATGGCCACATGAACTGGTTTAAGtgatttaaaaattttgatcACACAAGTGGAGACCAAGGATATGATGGTCCAGATGGAACCACTAATGTGTTAGTTGGTGGTGAAAATCCCAAAAGATCTCTATGAGTTTATGTTcatgctttctttttctcttataatTTCTGACATTGTTTCCAAATCCTTTGGCATTCCAGATGGTTATTTCTGCAGCCAAGGGTGATAAGGATTTTAGCAAGGCCTTGGAGGATCGACTCTATGTCCAGATACGAGAGGGTTTAAATCCTGCCAATAAAATCCAGAAGGCCCTTGAACCAGAGGCCCTCAAGAGTGAGAATATCACTTTTGCTGTCTCTGAAGAACATGGAAACGGAACTCCACAGGCCAAAGAATCAGTTTACTGTCAAGTATCTCTCAGTAATGACCTTGCAACTGAAGCTCTGCCAGCAGATTCACTGGTTTCTTGTGAGACTTGTTGTGGAGGAATTgtggaagaagtgattggacaaGACAAACACTTGGAGAGGAGTAGCCAAAGCATGGATCACTCTCCAACCGATAATTTTGCAGGACAGTGCCATATCAACAAGGGAAAGAAGGTTTATATCAGTCCTGAGGTGGAAAATGCTCTAGGAATATTAAATGAGGCTATATCTATGGTTCGAGCGGGTGGAATTTGTCGGGAAAGTTTGTCTCCTGGTTCCACTAATGAAGAATACATGAATTTTGAAAGAGTTGTGGGGGCAGGTTCCAGTTTTCCAGGAGCTGGTGCGGCTTCTTCAGGCGGTGGAATCTGCATTGACGCACCAAACGTGGACAATTTTAATAGTTCACTAGAGGAAGATGGTGATGTCTCTGGCATATATAGTACCAGGTAATGTCTACCACTTAGTATATCAGAAAGTATTTCCATCATTAATTGCCAAGATGCAATTTCGTAAACTAGAACAGAGATCAGAAGAAGTTCTATTGTCTATATCAAAGACAACATTTTATATTAGGCCAGAAAGAGTTGTGAATGTGTTGTGTATCTCTAATGTGCTTGGTCGTCACTTGGAATGAAATGCTCTCATTTTGGTTAGCCATAGCATCTTGGCGCTTATGGTCTCTCACCAGAAGGGGACTTATTCCAGCTTGGCGCCAAGCAAATAAGTAATTGAAGTGGTTTCATTTGGTAGGTCCAAAGAATTATTTTGCACCTGCTTTGTATTTAGAAACCAGTATAATTCATCTTTTTGAAGCTTCACCCTTTTGAATCAATTGCCATTGGAATACAGACTAAAATCATGTCACTAGGTCACATCCCATTCAACTCTTTTTTTGCCTTTCGTGAAATGCATTCTGTATACTATGACATATACATTGGATTATCAGATTTAAAACACAAAGTATGTCAAAATGATGGGTTTCTGGATTTGTGTCCAAGGGGATGTTTCATTTTGTCAGCCAGACTTTTTCAAAATGCATTTATTTAGTTGGTCTAGGATGGAAGTTGGGAAGCTGTGTGCTGACAAGTCATCTGGGTCTCTTTAGTTCCCACTTCCCAGGGAACTGTCTTGGTGGAAGACTGGAAGTGTAGCATTTCTTAATTTTCAATGCTATTGTGTTCtgatattattaatattatggGTGGAGGGTGGGCATGCCGCTGACTTGTGGATGCTAGTGGCATGCACCAATGGGGAGTGTGGAGATGGGAGGGGTGGGGGAGTCTTTTCcaaggggtgggggagagagaaagacactGGTGCtgtgcccagccttttccctaaTATTATATATACTACTGGTTTTTCTGGTCAATATGCTGGTTTACTGGCTTCAAGACTGGTTTTTTGTAAGAACTGGATTGACATGGCTTGCACCGAGCCCTCTTTTTACTTGGCACATGGGAGCATTGAACTGAACGACATGGGCAGATTGGAACAGACATGCTGGCAAGtttttcaattaaaatattAACGTGTCATTCTGTTAACTCGGTTTCACCTGCCAGCTGAGTTGGATTTCTAACTTCCTTTGGTCTTGATATAATTTGCATTGAGATCAAGTCTGAGATAAGAGTCCAATTTATCTAATTCACTGTGCCTTAGTGTTTTACATTTCTCTTGTTTGTTATTCCTCATTTTTCAGGGAAACCATACCAGCTTCTCCTATGAAAGAAGTGAACTGGAACCGAATAATACCAGTATCCCCAGgacaaaatttcccaatttcaAACAAATCTCAGGGGGTTCACTGGACTTCTTTGCAAAATGGGTCAACATCAGAGGTGCCAGTGATGGAGAACACAGCGGATGGTAATAAGGAGGTTAATgtcaaagcaagtagtaccatTGGAAGTTGGAATGGTGAGAAAGGCAAGTTGAGGCGacagagaataaaaaaatctctctgTTGCTTACATTGATGGTTTGATTATGAACCTGAAAGTGTGCTTCTTGATTGGGTGGTCACATCAAAATCTGACCACCACATCTGGGTGGATGAATCTTTTACAATTCTATGCTGCTAAATGCCATCGACCATCTCTTGTATTATCCACTTGGAAGGATGATTTGATATTTGCAACTTGAATGTTTCAGACGTATTGggcttcatttcttccttccttGGTAACCCTATTTGATCATCTGCTGAtgttttcctttcattcataGATTTGCCAAAAAGGAAGCTTCTTTTGCCACACACACAGGTGCTATTGGTCAGAAAGGTGCATCCATCCATGAGATGATGTGATGGGGCACATGCAAATCCTATTGGGGTTGCCAAGTAAGATTCCCAGGCTtgattgttatttatttatatggGTGAAGGATTGTAATGTACCATATGAAGACAGATTATTGTTCTGCTACGAGTCCACTGATCCAAGACCATAGTTGCTTTTTCATTGCAGcaaaatcttttgttttttagaaGGCAACTCAGATGCTAATAAAATATTGAGATATTTTATAGAGAagcctttgttttttttggtggaatatGGATAAGCTTGATGATACGGATTTTGATTAGCTTTTGCTATTTATTTGGTTGTTTTGAGAGTTGAGACTTCCATCTCAAATCTGTTAGATAACATCTGGAAAAGAAATTGGAAGTGATGTGATTGCAATGATCCATTCTAAGAGTGAACTCTTTTGATGCGGCTAGTCACAAATTGGGAATTGGATCTTCTTCCAATTTTAACCAGTGGAGACATGCAGAAAGCATTCCCACTGGTTGCCCGATGTTTGTCCCACTCAAGCTCTGGTAGAGGGATCTTATGCCCTTGAAGTGGAGAACCATCGCCTTGTTCGTTATTTTGCAGTATTTAAGGGGTAAGCTTCACTAAAGTAAACCTGCAAGATGTATGTTCTTCCACAATGATGAATAACTTGAATATGGTGGGAAATATGTccatcaaatccaaattaaattatgtaattaattgttaattaagtGTGATATGAAATGGGCTTTGATCGTCCTTAGGTTTTAACTTGAAGTCGTTCATGACTAAGGATGAGATTGACATCCTGTTCATATGGTTGTCACAGTATGTTCTTAGTGGAGATTCAATGATGCAAATGCGAGTGTGTATATTGAACTACATCGTACAAGAATTTTGCATGTATTACCATTGGTTGATTTGAAATGAAATTCTTGTTGGTAGTATATATTTAGTCCTTTGACTCGAGGGCCTAGTTCAAAGGTCATTAGGCCAGGCAAGACCCACTAGGGGGCTAGACAAAGGACCCACAAGGGGCTAGTATGGGGGCCTACTGAGTCACAAATATTGCAATATTATAACTTCTACTATTATTTTTTCGAAAAGGTAGGAGATAGGAGGGTCTATCCAACAGACTTTCATGGACTTAAGTTAGAGGCCAATTGCCTAGCTATCACTGAACTTGAAGCTCATCCCCAACAAGACAATTCAAACTAGTCATGTGAAAAGTGCCTCCGACTTGGATAGGTGTGTGGTTGGATTGAGAAAGCAACATATACTTAATTTTGTTTTAGGCCATATTAGGCCTAATGTAACTAAACAGTTCCACACATGATTTCGAGTATTGGTATTAGATCAGCTATATTGGCCGTATTGTATCGATattggttgagatcgatccTTGATCCTTGACCAATTGGATCAATTACCTGTttcgtttcaagggtaaaacagtaaaataaatgtactttttttgaaaagcaaatggcaaaagtgaccgatactctccgataccaATTGATATCGATAGATACCAATACTGAGAACTAAATCTATGATTCCACAAGTTCGGGGCTCATATAAGTTGTAACATGATTGAAGATCAAAGGGTTGGGATCTAGTTTAAAGTGGATCCCAGTTTAGAGATCAAAGtttacatattaaaaaaaatatgtgacGAGACTTCAAAAAGTTAATTTATTTGGGAGGTTAATGAACTTTCAATAAAAGTTTTAAAAAGTTTTCAAAAAGTTCATAAGAATAACATCTTAGATCAAATTGccataccttttcttttttttaagtagaATTGCCATACCTTTTCAATAATTGTCGGTATGTGATTGAATTTTCCACATCAAACCAATGAGGGCAAAGGAGGGCCGAgatatcattttcttttaatttttttattgaataaaGATTGCTACTTAATTGTGCGCTCCTACCAGGCACAACGATGGCATAAGGACCACCATGCCCACTAGTTAGATGCATG
It encodes the following:
- the LOC122086530 gene encoding uncharacterized protein LOC122086530 isoform X1, whose protein sequence is MCIFLESSSASVVCYMRVDEFQPFSLRYEMGFLCFRCTWKCKMETKQKMSEFQKRLDKTLSSQNLTNEEYIKNLLKKQVLRSSPQCEIQEPTENIIEERAKEALNFLNMLRSASQDDSDVSQTHEKPQADWKLKEDNEEFKVMYREGPQGTPFHMILVEGFVDAPVDVCICVAWESSLYKKWWPQLSIPTFKIATSSCLQKVRIGEQICLVRMKFSWPLSAREAVMRFLELDFFEDDLIVGLINSISDLQSVDRSTHGFTNEGIPEEKDVIRIDIVGGFAFQKVSSNRSYFRTILTMDVKLEFVPPSLINFVSRQIFGSGYKLFKKMVISAAKGDKDFSKALEDRLYVQIREGLNPANKIQKALEPEALKSENITFAVSEEHGNGTPQAKESVYCQVSLSNDLATEALPADSLVSCETCCGGIVEEVIGQDKHLERSSQSMDHSPTDNFAGQCHINKGKKVYISPEVENALGILNEAISMVRAGGICRESLSPGSTNEEYMNFERVVGAGSSFPGAGAASSGGGICIDAPNVDNFNSSLEEDGDVSGIYSTRETIPASPMKEVNWNRIIPVSPGQNFPISNKSQGVHWTSLQNGSTSEVPVMENTADGNKEVNVKASSTIGSWNGEKGKLRRQRIKKSLCCLH
- the LOC122086530 gene encoding uncharacterized protein LOC122086530 isoform X4; this translates as METKQKMSEFQKRLDKTLSSQNLTNEEYIKNLLKKQVLRSSPQCEIQEPTENIIEERAKEALNFLNMLRSASQDDSDVSQTHEKPQADWKLKEDNEEFKVMYREGPQGTPFHMILVEGFVDAPVDVCICVAWESSLYKKWWPQLSIPTFKIATSSCLQKVRIGEQICLVRTILTMDVKLEFVPPSLINFVSRQIFGSGYKLFKKMVISAAKGDKDFSKALEDRLYVQIREGLNPANKIQKALEPEALKSENITFAVSEEHGNGTPQAKESVYCQVSLSNDLATEALPADSLVSCETCCGGIVEEVIGQDKHLERSSQSMDHSPTDNFAGQCHINKGKKVYISPEVENALGILNEAISMVRAGGICRESLSPGSTNEEYMNFERVVGAGSSFPGAGAASSGGGICIDAPNVDNFNSSLEEDGDVSGIYSTRETIPASPMKEVNWNRIIPVSPGQNFPISNKSQGVHWTSLQNGSTSEVPVMENTADGNKEVNVKASSTIGSWNGEKGKLRRQRIKKSLCCLH
- the LOC122086530 gene encoding uncharacterized protein LOC122086530 isoform X2, whose translation is METKQKMSEFQKRLDKTLSSQNLTNEEYIKNLLKKQVLRSSPQCEIQEPTENIIEERAKEALNFLNMLRSASQDDSDVSQTHEKPQADWKLKEDNEEFKVMYREGPQGTPFHMILVEGFVDAPVDVCICVAWESSLYKKWWPQLSIPTFKIATSSCLQKVRIGEQICLVRMKFSWPLSAREAVMRFLELDFFEDDLIVGLINSISDLQSVDRSTHGFTNEGIPEEKDVIRIDIVGGFAFQKVSSNRSYFRTILTMDVKLEFVPPSLINFVSRQIFGSGYKLFKKMVISAAKGDKDFSKALEDRLYVQIREGLNPANKIQKALEPEALKSENITFAVSEEHGNGTPQAKESVYCQVSLSNDLATEALPADSLVSCETCCGGIVEEVIGQDKHLERSSQSMDHSPTDNFAGQCHINKGKKVYISPEVENALGILNEAISMVRAGGICRESLSPGSTNEEYMNFERVVGAGSSFPGAGAASSGGGICIDAPNVDNFNSSLEEDGDVSGIYSTRETIPASPMKEVNWNRIIPVSPGQNFPISNKSQGVHWTSLQNGSTSEVPVMENTADGNKEVNVKASSTIGSWNGEKGKLRRQRIKKSLCCLH
- the LOC122086530 gene encoding uncharacterized protein LOC122086530 isoform X3, with product MNLRFLCFRCTWKCKMETKQKMSEFQKRLDKTLSSQNLTNEEYIKNLLKKQVLRSSPQCEIQEPTENIIEERAKEALNFLNMLRSASQDDSDVSQTHEKPQADWKLKEDNEEFKVMYREGPQGTPFHMILVEGFVDAPVDVCICVAWESSLYKKWWPQLSIPTFKIATSSCLQKVRIGEQICLVRMKFSWPLSAREAVMRFLELDFFEDDLIVGLINSISDLQSVDRSTHGFTNEGIPEEKDVIRIDIVGGFAFQKVSSNRSYFRTILTMDVKLEFVPPSLINFVSRQIFGSGYKLFKKMVISAAKGDKDFSKALEDRLYVQIREGLNPANKIQKALEPEALKSENITFAVSEEHGNGTPQAKESVYCQVSLSNDLATEALPADSLVSCETCCGGIVEEVIGQDKHLERSSQSMDHSPTDNFAGQCHINKGKKVYISPEVENALGILNEAISMVRAGGICRESLSPGSTNEEYMNFERVVGAGSSFPGAGAASSGGGICIDAPNVDNFNSSLEEDGDVSGIYSTRETIPASPMKEVNWNRIIPVSPGQNFPISNKSQGVHWTSLQNGSTSEVPVMENTADGNKEVNVKASSTIGSWNGEKGKLRRQRIKKSLCCLH